From one Humulus lupulus chromosome 8, drHumLupu1.1, whole genome shotgun sequence genomic stretch:
- the LOC133796343 gene encoding cytochrome c oxidase subunit 5b-1, mitochondrial: MWRRLLSSSQLKTLTLVASTAAGPSRSAAGVARLVDRVPVTASSASLFARNFSVSDSAETAVKKKVEDVMPIATGHEREELEAELEGKDLLEINYPVGPFGTKEAPAIVKSYYDKRIVGCPGGEGEDEHDVVWFWLEKGKPHECPVCTQYFELEVVGPGGSPDGHDDDEHH, encoded by the exons ATGTGGCGGAGGCTTCTCTCTTCATCCCAGCTCAAAACCCTAACCCTAGTGGCATCGACCGCCGCTGGTCCCTCCCGATCCGCTGCCGGAGTCGCACGATTGGTTGACCGGGTGCCTGTTACCGCCTCCTCCGCTTCCCTCTTCGCCCGAAACTTCAGCGTTTCGGATTCAG CGGAGACCGCTGTTAAGAAGAAGGTTGAGGATGTAATGCCGATTGCAACCGGGCACGAGCGAGAGGAGCTTGAAGCTGAACTTGAG GGAAAAGATCTTCTCGAAATAAATTATCCTGTTGGTCCTTTTGGTACCAAG GAAGCTCCTGCCATTGTTAAGTCTTACTATGACAAGAGAATAGTGGGATGCCCGGGAGGTGAAGGGG AGGATGAGCATGATGTAGTATGGTTTTGGCTGGAGAAGGGTAAGCCACATGAATGTCCAGTTTGCACACAGTATTTCGAG CTCGAAGTGGTGGGACCTGGAGGATCTCCAGATGGACATGACGATGATGAACATCACTGA
- the LOC133796342 gene encoding (6-4)DNA photolyase, translated as MAFGSASLMWFRKGLRIHDNPALDYASKGTAVCYPVFIIDPHYMKPDLNAFSPGSSRAGLNRIRFLLESLVDLDSNLKKLGSRLLVLKGEPGEVLVRCLKQWDVKKLCFEYDTEPYYQALDVRVKEYASTAGLEVFSPVSHTLFNPGDIIQKNGGKPPLTYQSFLKLAGQPSWASSPLTTSLPSLPPVGDFGDCEIFVVPTLKELGYEVTEQEDYLTPFRGGESVALKRLRDSLSDKEWVAKFEKPKGDPSAFLKPATTVLSPYLKFGCLSSRYFYQCLQDVHKMVKKHTSPPVSLVGQLLWRDFFYTAAFGTPNFDQMKNSTICKQIPWNDNDELLAAWREGRTGYPWIDAIMMQLHKWGWMHHLARHCVACFLTRGDLFVHWEKGRDVFERLLIDSDWAINNGNWLWLSCSSFFYQYNRIYSPISFGKKYDPNGNYIRHFLPILKDMPREYIYEPWTAPLSIQTKAKCIIGKDYPRPVVFHDSASKECKRRMGEAYALNKKSNGLVSEEELISLRRRLDEDTNNQVQEVKTKKQKTIADWMSAK; from the exons ATGGCGTTCGGATCAGCCTCTCTGATGTGGTTTCGAAAAGGTCTTCGGATCCACGACAACCCGGCCCTCGATTACGCTTCCAAGGGCACCGCCGTCTGCTACCCTGTTTTCATTATCGACCCCCATTACATGAAACCCGACTTGAACGCGTTTTCCCCCGGGTCATCTCGGGCCGGGTTGAACCGAATACGGTTCTTGCTTGAGAGCCTAGTGGATTTGGATTCCAACCTCAAGAAGCTCGGATCCCGGTTGCTGGTTCTCAAGGGGGAACCAGGCGAGGTCCTTGTTCGTTGCCTAAAGCAG TGGGATGTGAAAAAGCTTTGCTTTGAGTATGATACTGAACCATATTACCAAGCTTTAGACGTTAGAGTCAAG GAATATGCATCTACAGCTGGACTTGAGGTTTTCTCTCCTGTGAGTCACACACTCTTTAACCCTGGTGATATCATACAAAAG AATGGAGGAAAGCCACCGCTGACTTATCAATCATTTTTGAAACTTGCTGGGCAACCGTCATGGGCATCATCTCCGCTTACGACCTCACTTCCTTCGCTTCCTCCTGTTGGAGATTTTGGAGATTGTGAAATTTTTGTAGTTCCAACGCTAAAAGAACTTGGCTATGAAGTCACGGAACAG GAGGATTACTTAACTCCTTTTAGAGGAGGTGAATCTGTAGCCTTGAAGAGGTTAAGAGATTCATTAAGTGACAAG GAGTGGGTGGCAAAGTTTGAGAAACCTAAGGGTGACCCATCTGCATTTCTGAAGCCAGCAACAACTGTTTTATCACCTTATTTGAAA TTTGGATGTCTGTCTTCAAGATACTTTTATCAATGCCTTCAAGATGTACACAAGATGGTGAAAAAGCACACATCACCCCCAGTCTCCCTTGTTGGACAG TTACTATGGCGGGATTTCTTCTATACTGCAGCCTTTGGCACTCCTAATTTCGATCAGATGAAGAATAGTACAATATGCAAACAG ATTCCTTGGAATGATAATGATGAACTATTGGCAGCTTGGAGGGAGGGTAGGACTGGGTACCCTTGGATTGATGCTATCATGATGCAG CTTCACAAGTGGGGTTGGATGCACCATCTAGCACGACATTGTGTTGCGTGTTTTCTGACCCGTGGGGATCTG TTTGTTCACTGGGAGAAAGGTCGTGATGTTTTTGAGAGGCTTCTGATTGATTCTGATTGGGCTATTAATAATGGAAATTGGCTATGGCTATCATGTTCCTCATTTTTCTATCAG TACAACCGCATATACTCCCCTATCTCATTTGGAAAGAAGTATGATCCAAATGGAAACTATATCAGACATTTTCTTCCTATATTGAAAG ACATGCCGAGGGAGTACATCTATGAACCCTGGACGGCTCCTCTAAGCATTCAAACTAAAGCAAAGTGCATTATTGGAAAAGATTATCCAAGACCAG TGGTATTCCATGATTCTGCTAGCAAAGAATGCAAGAGGAGGATGGGTGAAGCTTATGCATTGAATAAAAAGTcgaatggattggttagtgaagaaGAATTGATTAGCTTAAGAAGGAGATTGGATGAAGATACGAACAACCAAGTCCAAGAGGTCAAAACAAAAAAGCAAAAGACAATTGCTGATTGGATGAGTGCAAAATAG
- the LOC133796340 gene encoding protein DUF642 L-GALACTONO-1,4-LACTONE-RESPONSIVE GENE 2-like → MYRVTTLLALLCAICHSSASTVSYGLLPNGDFEYGPKPSDMKGTLVTSKTAIPKWEISGYVEYIKSGHKQGDMLLIVPAGAYAVRLGNEASIKQKIKVAKGQFYSLTFSAARTCAQEERLNVSVSPNSEPNDWGMLPMQTMYSSNGWDSYAWGFLAEASEVEISIHNPGVEEDPACGPLIDSIALKLLSPPKRGNDNLLKNGNFEEGPYVLPKTSSGVLIPPKIEDDHSPLPGWMIESLKAVKYVDSDHFAVPEGKRAVELVAGKESALTQVVRTIIGKTYVLTFAVGDAKNACEGNLGLEAFAGNSTVKVAYKSAGKGGFALAKLRFKANGERTRIMFISTFYTMTSDHSGSLCGPVIDDVRLISERTTKVVHA, encoded by the exons ATGTACAGAGTGACGACGCTGCTGGCGCTGTTGTGTGCCATCTGCCACTCATCAGCCTCTACCGTCAGTTATG GCCTATTACCAAATGGAGACTTCGAGTATGGTCCCAAACCATCGGACATGAAAGGCACATTAGTGACAAGCAAAACTGCCATTCCCAAATGGGAAATCTCAGGCTACGTTGAGTACATAAAATCAGGTCACAAACAAGGTGACATGCTACTAATAGTGCCGGCGGGTGCGTATGCGGTGAGGCTGGGCAACGAAGCTTCAATCAAGCAAAAGATTAAGGTGGCAAAGGGCCAATTCTACTCACTAACGTTCAGCGCAGCAAGGACTTGCGCCCAAGAGGAGCGGCTCAACGTGTCGGTCTCGCCGAACTCGGAGCCCAATGACTGGGGAATGCTGCCGATGCAGACCATGTATAGCAGCAATGGCTGGGATTCATACGCATGGGGTTTCTTAGCAGAGGCTTCTGAAGTAGAAATCTCTATCCATAATCCAGGTGTTGAGGAGGATCCAGCTTGTGGTCCACTCATTGACTCAATCGCTTTGAAGCTCTTGAGCCCTCCTAAACGTGGAAACG ATAATTTGTTGAAAAATGGAAATTTCGAAGAAGGACCGTACGTGCTACCAAAGACCTCGTCGGGTGTCCTAATCCCACCCAAGATTGAAGATGATCACAGCCCATTACCAGGGTGGATGATCGAGTCCCTTAAGGCAGTCAAGTACGTTGATTCTGACCATTTTGCTGTTCCGGAGGGCAAACGCGCCGTCGAGCTAGTCGCCGGAAAAGAGAGTGCCTTGACTCAAGTTGTCCGAACGATAATAGGGAAGACTTATGTGCTGACGTTCGCCGTCGGAGACGCTAAGAATGCTTGCGAAGGTAATTTGGGGTTGGAAGCTTTCGCCGGAAACAGTACAGTTAAGGTTGCTTATAAATCAGCCGGCAAAGGAGGGTTTGCACTTGCCAAGCTTAGGTTCAAGGCCAACGGCGAGCGCACACGTATCATGTTCATCAGCACGTTCTACACCATGACCAGTGACCACAGTGGTTCTCTTTGTGGACCTGTGATTGATGATGTGAGGTTGATCAGCGAACGCACAACAAAAGTAGTACATGCTTAA